One genomic segment of Nonomuraea coxensis DSM 45129 includes these proteins:
- a CDS encoding Tm-1-like ATP-binding domain-containing protein: MPSVVLIGTLDTKGEEYAWLRNRLVELGSDVVVIDVGVGEHGEALLADVLAARVAEAAGADLRALREAGDRGAAVAAMGEGAAAVLDELQADGRVDAVLAVGGSGGSSIAARAVRDLPIGLPKLIVSTMAAGDVSPYVGAKDVTMMYSVVDIAGINRLSRAILGNAAAAASGMARARQLAKAVQTAGLPDRPLVGASMFGVTTPAVDAARDRLAELGYEVLVFHATGAGGRALEGLAASGMLAGVLDLTTTELADDLVGGVLSAGPDRLTAAGRHGVPQVVAPGALDMVNFGPRDSVPPEFAGRLLYAHNPAVTLMRTTPEEMRELGRRVAAKLRRARGPAALFLPRRGVSALDAPGGAFAGPEADAACFEALEEGLRGSAVAVEDLDLHVNDPAFGRAMADRLHELITGGAS, encoded by the coding sequence ATGCCGTCCGTCGTACTGATCGGCACCCTCGACACCAAGGGCGAGGAGTACGCGTGGCTGCGCAACCGGCTCGTCGAGCTGGGCAGCGACGTCGTCGTCATCGACGTGGGCGTGGGGGAGCACGGCGAAGCCCTGCTCGCCGACGTCCTCGCCGCCCGGGTCGCCGAGGCGGCGGGCGCCGACCTGCGGGCGCTGCGGGAGGCCGGCGACCGGGGCGCGGCCGTCGCCGCGATGGGGGAGGGCGCGGCCGCGGTCCTCGACGAGCTGCAGGCCGACGGCCGCGTGGACGCCGTGCTGGCGGTGGGCGGCAGCGGCGGCTCGTCGATCGCCGCGCGGGCGGTCCGCGACCTGCCGATCGGGCTGCCCAAGCTCATCGTCTCGACGATGGCGGCCGGGGACGTCTCGCCGTACGTCGGGGCGAAGGACGTCACGATGATGTACAGCGTCGTCGACATCGCCGGGATCAACCGGCTCTCGCGGGCCATCCTCGGCAACGCGGCCGCCGCCGCCTCCGGCATGGCACGGGCCCGCCAGCTCGCCAAGGCCGTGCAGACCGCCGGGCTGCCGGACCGGCCGCTGGTGGGGGCGTCGATGTTCGGGGTCACCACCCCGGCCGTGGACGCCGCCCGCGATCGGCTCGCCGAGCTCGGCTACGAGGTGCTGGTCTTCCACGCCACCGGCGCCGGCGGCCGGGCGCTGGAGGGCCTGGCCGCGAGCGGCATGCTGGCCGGGGTGCTCGACCTGACCACCACCGAGCTGGCCGACGACCTGGTGGGCGGCGTGCTGTCGGCCGGGCCCGACCGGCTGACCGCCGCCGGACGGCACGGCGTGCCGCAGGTGGTCGCCCCCGGCGCGCTCGACATGGTGAACTTCGGCCCGCGCGACAGCGTGCCCCCCGAGTTCGCCGGCCGCCTGCTGTACGCGCACAACCCGGCCGTGACGCTGATGCGCACCACGCCCGAGGAGATGCGCGAACTCGGCCGCCGCGTGGCCGCCAAGCTGCGCCGGGCGCGCGGCCCCGCCGCGCTGTTCCTGCCCCGGCGCGGGGTGTCCGCGCTCGACGCGCCCGGCGGCGCGTTCGCCGGCCCCGAGGCCGACGCGGCCTGCTTCGAGGCCCTTGAGGAGGGCCTGCGCGGCTCCGCCGTCGCCGTCGAGGACCTGGACCTGCACGTCAACGACCCCGCCTTCGGCCGCGCCAT
- a CDS encoding cytochrome P450 — translation MTVDDRFTQGFRETREDEPLGTRNEVITGPVSDWATDFSHLEPEWVEDPYPIQDDLRRRCPIAHTERFGGGWLPTRYEDVAAIAYDTERFSSRSIIMSNFRPPRELAPVGGTPPISSDPPFHHDARKLLLPAFTKTAVSRREEPTRAFCHQLIDAFEGRDVVDAARDYAQHIPVRVIADMLGFPQEDGPRFREFIESSLEGVNLPPEERIERMDELFDYLLAQIRDHLDHPRDDLTTYLIEAELYGRKLDPSHVAGTMALLLIAGIDTTWSAIGASLWHLAKTPADRERLVAEPGLLPTAMEEFLRVYAPVTMARLVKEDMHWNGVDMKADDWVLLSFPAANRDPDQFEQAGEVVLDRKVNRHVAFGLGIHRCVGSHLARMELRVALEVWLERMPVFELADPAGVTWAAGQVRGPRSLPLRLGRS, via the coding sequence ATGACCGTTGACGACCGCTTCACCCAAGGCTTCCGTGAGACGCGCGAGGACGAGCCGCTCGGCACGCGCAACGAGGTCATCACCGGCCCCGTCTCCGACTGGGCGACCGATTTCTCCCACTTGGAGCCGGAGTGGGTCGAGGACCCGTACCCGATCCAGGACGACCTGCGCCGGCGCTGCCCCATCGCGCACACGGAACGGTTCGGCGGCGGCTGGCTGCCCACCCGCTACGAGGACGTCGCGGCCATCGCCTACGACACCGAGCGTTTCTCGTCCCGGTCGATCATCATGAGCAACTTCCGCCCGCCACGGGAGCTGGCCCCGGTGGGCGGCACGCCGCCGATCTCCTCCGACCCGCCCTTCCACCACGACGCCCGCAAGCTGCTGCTGCCCGCCTTCACCAAGACCGCCGTCTCCCGGCGCGAGGAGCCCACCCGGGCCTTCTGCCACCAGCTCATCGACGCCTTCGAGGGCCGCGACGTCGTGGACGCCGCCCGCGACTACGCCCAGCACATCCCGGTCCGCGTCATCGCCGACATGCTCGGCTTCCCGCAGGAGGACGGGCCCCGCTTCCGCGAGTTCATCGAGAGCTCGCTCGAAGGCGTCAACCTGCCGCCGGAGGAGCGGATCGAGCGGATGGACGAGCTGTTCGACTACCTGCTCGCCCAGATCCGCGACCACCTCGACCATCCGCGCGACGACCTGACGACGTACCTCATCGAGGCCGAGCTGTACGGCCGCAAGCTCGACCCGTCCCACGTGGCCGGCACCATGGCGCTGCTGCTCATCGCGGGCATCGACACGACCTGGAGCGCGATCGGCGCGTCGCTGTGGCACCTGGCGAAGACGCCCGCCGACCGCGAGCGGCTGGTCGCCGAGCCCGGTCTGCTGCCGACCGCGATGGAGGAGTTCCTGCGGGTGTACGCCCCGGTGACGATGGCCCGGCTGGTCAAGGAGGACATGCACTGGAACGGCGTGGACATGAAGGCCGACGACTGGGTGCTGCTGTCGTTCCCCGCGGCCAACCGTGACCCCGATCAGTTCGAGCAGGCGGGCGAGGTCGTCCTCGACCGCAAGGTCAACCGGCACGTGGCCTTCGGCCTCGGCATCCACCGGTGCGTGGGCTCCCACCTGGCCAGGATGGAGCTGCGGGTGGCGCTGGAGGTGTGGCTGGAGCGGATGCCGGTGTTCGAGCTCGCCGACCCGGCCGGGGTGACGTGGGCCGCCGGCCAGGTACGCGGCCCGCGCAGCCTGCCCCTCCGCCTCGGCCGGTCGTAG
- a CDS encoding ferredoxin yields MKVKIDPERCQGHGRCYDLAPALFAEDDEGYGQVVGDGAVPDGEERTARLAVANCPERAIEIL; encoded by the coding sequence GTGAAAGTCAAGATCGACCCGGAACGCTGCCAGGGGCACGGCCGCTGCTACGACCTGGCTCCCGCGCTGTTCGCCGAGGACGACGAGGGCTACGGCCAGGTCGTCGGCGACGGCGCCGTGCCGGACGGCGAGGAGCGCACCGCGCGCCTGGCGGTGGCCAACTGCCCCGAGCGGGCGATCGAGATCCTCTAG